One stretch of Streptomyces sp. A2-16 DNA includes these proteins:
- a CDS encoding WhiB family transcriptional regulator produces MDWRHNAVCREEDPELFFPIGNTGPALLQIEEAKAVCRRCPVMDQCLQWALESGQDSGVWGGLSEDERRAMKRRAARNRARQASA; encoded by the coding sequence ATGGACTGGCGTCACAACGCCGTTTGCCGCGAGGAAGACCCCGAGCTCTTCTTCCCCATCGGCAACACCGGTCCTGCGCTGCTGCAGATCGAGGAAGCCAAGGCCGTCTGCCGTCGCTGCCCCGTTATGGATCAGTGTCTGCAGTGGGCGCTCGAGTCCGGCCAGGACTCCGGCGTCTGGGGTGGTCTCAGCGAGGACGAGCGTCGCGCCATGAAGCGCCGTGCCGCCCGCAACCGGGCCCGTCAGGCTTCTGCCTGA
- a CDS encoding diacylglycerol kinase family protein — protein MRALLVVNPAATTTSARTRDVLIHALASEMKLEAVTTEYRGHARDLGRQAAESKDIDLVVALGGDGTVNEVVNGLLHAGPAPEHLPGLAVVPGGSTNVFARALGLPNDAVEATGALLDALREGSERTVGLGLASGTPGTEDEAVPGRWFTFNAGLGFDAGVVGRVEQQRERGRKSTHALYVRQALRQFLGEAHRRHGTITVERPDAEPVTDLVLSIVSNTSPWTFLGNHPMYASPKASFDKGLDVLALSRMTTTAIARYGTQLLTSSPERGPHGKHAVSLHDLDRFTLHSKVPLPLQMDGDHLGLRTSVTFTGVRRALRVIV, from the coding sequence ATGCGTGCACTTCTCGTGGTCAATCCAGCGGCAACCACCACAAGCGCACGTACGCGCGATGTCCTGATCCACGCGCTCGCGAGCGAGATGAAGCTGGAAGCGGTCACCACCGAGTACCGCGGCCACGCGCGCGACCTGGGCCGCCAGGCGGCGGAGAGCAAGGACATCGACCTGGTCGTGGCCCTGGGCGGCGACGGCACGGTCAACGAGGTCGTCAACGGCCTCCTGCACGCCGGCCCCGCCCCCGAGCACCTCCCCGGTCTCGCCGTGGTCCCCGGCGGATCCACCAACGTCTTCGCCCGCGCCCTCGGTCTGCCCAACGACGCCGTCGAGGCCACCGGCGCCCTCCTGGACGCCCTGCGCGAGGGCAGCGAGCGCACGGTCGGCCTGGGTCTGGCCTCCGGCACGCCCGGCACCGAGGACGAGGCCGTGCCGGGGCGCTGGTTCACCTTCAACGCGGGGCTCGGCTTCGACGCCGGTGTGGTCGGCCGGGTCGAGCAGCAGCGCGAGCGCGGCAGGAAATCCACACACGCTCTCTACGTCCGCCAGGCATTGCGCCAGTTCCTCGGCGAGGCGCACCGACGCCACGGGACGATCACGGTGGAGCGTCCGGATGCGGAGCCGGTGACCGATCTGGTCCTTTCCATAGTCTCGAACACCTCTCCGTGGACCTTCCTGGGCAATCACCCGATGTACGCGTCGCCTAAGGCCTCGTTCGATAAAGGCCTCGACGTACTCGCTCTCAGCCGTATGACGACGACCGCGATCGCCCGATATGGCACCCAGTTGCTCACTTCGTCCCCCGAACGCGGACCCCATGGCAAGCACGCCGTGTCCCTGCACGACCTGGACCGGTTCACCTTGCATTCGAAGGTGCCCCTGCCCCTCCAGATGGACGGCGACCACCTCGGACTGCGTACGAGCGTGACGTTCACAGGCGTACGCCGTGCACTGCGTGTGATTGTGTGA